A region from the Triticum urartu cultivar G1812 chromosome 1, Tu2.1, whole genome shotgun sequence genome encodes:
- the LOC125544759 gene encoding calcium-transporting ATPase 4, endoplasmic reticulum-type-like has translation MGEAGHDAPAVKEEGKGAMAAPFPAWARTVEECEKRFGTDRDRGLSSSEAAARLRAHGPNELLEHPGPSVLQLVAQQFEDTLVRILLAAAAVSFALALSSSAGALTLSAFVEPLVIFLILVVNAAVGVWQETNAEKALEALRQIQSDHAAVLRDGEWAPALPARDLVPGDVVMLRVGDKVPADMRVLRLVSSTLRVEQGSLTGETNSVNKTAHAVPAEDADIQAKECMVFAGTTVVNGSAVCLVVHTGMATEIGKIHSQIHEASQEDDDTPLKKKLNEFGEALTKIIGLICILVWLINVKYFLTFELDGWVPRNIRFSFEKCTYYFEIAVALAVAAIPEGLPAVITTCLALGTRKMAAKNALVRKLPSVETLGCTTVICSDKTGTLTTNQMSVSKLVAIGDAPGKVRSFKVDGTSYDPRDGKIYDWPAGRMDANLEMIAKVAAVCNDASVSHSSNQYVSTGMPTEAALKVLVEKMGVPEGKNGLSVDPSETLGCCRWWSNAAKRIATLEFDRMRKSMGIIVTSKSGGNTLLVKGAVETLLERSSHIQLQDGSVVPLDEKSRKAILASLHELSTKALRCLGFAYKEDLGEFATYDGEYHPAHKLLLDPANYAAIETDLIFVGLAGLRDPPREEVFDAIEDCRAAGIRVMVITGDNKETAEAICHEIGVFSPDEDISLKSFTGREFMALEDKKTLLRRKGGLLFSRAEPRHKQEIVRLLKEDGEVVAMTGDGVNDAPALKLADIGIAMGITGTEVAKEASDMVLADDNFSTIVAAVGEGRSIYNNMKAFIRYMISSNIGEVASIFLTSALGIPEGLIPVQLLWVNLVTDGPPATALGFNPPDKDIMKKPPRRSDDSLITPWILFRYLVIGLYVGVATVGIFVIWYTHGSFMGIDLTGDGHTLVSYSQLSNWGQCSTWDNFTAAPFTAGARTFTFDDNPCDYFQAGKVKATTLSLSVLVAIEMFNSLNALSEDTSLLRMPPWVNPWLLLAMSVSFGLHFLILYVPFLAQVFGIVPLSLNEWLLVLLVALPVVLIDEVLKFVGRCTTASGPKRRLKKQKGE, from the exons ATGGGCGAGGCGGGGCACGACGCGCCGGCGGTGAAGGAGGAGGGGAAGGGGGCGATGGCGGCGCCGTTCCCGGCGTGGGCGCGGACGGTGGAGGAGTGCGAGAAGCGGTTCGGGACGGACCGTGACCGCGGGCTGTCGTCgtcggaggcggcggcgcggctgcgCGCGCACGGGCCCAACGAGCTGCTGGAGCACCCGGGCCCCTCCGTGCTGCAGCTCGTGGCGCAGCAGTTCGAGGACACGCTGGTCCGcatcctcctcgccgccgccgccgtctccttCGCGCTCGCGCTCTCCTCGTCGGCCGGCGCGCTCACGCTCTCGGCCTTCGTCGAGCCGCTCGTCATCTTCCTCATCCTCGTCGTCAACGCCGCCGTCGGGGTGTGGCAGGAGACCAACGCCGAGAAGGCGCTCGAGGCGCTGCGCCAGATCCAGTCCGACCACGCCGCCGTGCTCCGCGACGGCGAGTGGGCGCCCGCCCTCCCTGCCCGCGACCTCGTCCCGGGCGACGTCGTGATGCTCCGCGTCGGGGACAAGGTGCCCGCCGACATGCGGGTGCTCCGCCTCGTCTCCTCCACGCTCCGCGTCGAGCAGGGCTCCCTCACCGGCGAGACCAACTCCGTCAACAAGACGGCCCACGCCGTGCCCGCCGAGGACGCCGACATCCAGGCCAAGGAGTGCATGGTGttcgccggcaccaccgtcgtCAATGGCTCCGCCGTCTGCCTCGTCGTGCACACCGGGATGGCCACCGAGATAGGCAAGATCCACTCGCAGATCCACGAGGCCTCGCAGGAGGACGATGACACGCCGCTCAAGAAGAAGCTCAACGAGTTCGGCGAGGCGCTCACCAAGATCATCGGCCTCATATGCATCCTCGTGTGGCTCATCAACGTCAAGTACTTCTTGACCTTCGAGCTCGACGGATGGGTGCCCAGGAACATACGCTTCTCGTTCGAGAAGTGCACATACTACTTTGAGATCGCCGTGGCGCTTGCCGTCGCCGCCATACCCGAAGGATTGCCTGCTGTGATCACCACCTGCCTCGCCCTCGGAACGAGGAAGATGGCCGCCAAGAACGCGCTTGTCAGGAAGCTGCCCAGTGTGGAGACTCTCGGCTGCACCACCGTGATCTGCTCCGACAAGACCGGGACACTGACCACCAACCAGATGTCAGTCTCAAAGCTCGTTGCCATCGGTGATGCCCCAGGGAAAGTGAGGAGCTTCAAGGTGGACGGCACTTCGTATGATCCCCGTGATGGGAAAATTTATGACTGGCCTGCTGGGAGGATGGATGCAAATCTTGAGATGATCGCAAAGGTTGCCGCTGTGTGCAATGATGCCAGTGTCTCACATTCTTCAAACCAGTATGTTTCCACCGGAATGCCGACAGAGGCTGCTTTGAAG GTCCTGGTTGAGAAAATGGGTGTACCTGAAGGAAAGAACGGTCTGTCGGTGGATCCGTCCGAGACATTAG GCTGCTGCCGATGGTGGAGCAATGCTGCCAAAAGGATTGCGACGCTCGAGTTCGACCGTATGAGGAAATCAATGGGAATCATTGTCACCTCCAAATCAGGAGGCAACACTTTACTTGTGAAG GGAGCTGTTGAAACCTTGCTGGAGAGGAGTAGCCATATCCAGCTCCAGGATGGTTCAGTTGTGCCATTAGATGAGAAATCAAGAAAAGCTATTTTGGCTAGTCTCCATGAATTGTCAACAAAAGCTCTGCGGTGCCTCGGATTTGCATACAAGGAGGATCTTGGTGAATTCGCAACATATGATGGCGAATACCACCCTGCTCACAAGCTTTTGCTGGATCCAGCCAATTATGCGGCTATTGAAACTGACCTGATATTTGTTGGTCTTGCTGGCCTAAGG GATCCTCCGAGGGAAGAGGTCTTTGATGCTATTGAGGACTGCAGAGCTGCGGGCATCCGTGTTATGGTGATTACAGGAGACAACAAAGAAACTGCTGAGGCGATATGCCATGAAATCGGTGTATTTTCACCTGATGAAGACATTAGCTTGAAGAGCTTTACGGGGAGGGAGTTCATGGCACTTGAGGATAAGAAGACACTGTTGCGAAGGAAAGGTGGCCTTCTGTTTTCTAGGGCAGAGCCCAGGCACAAGCAAGAGATTGTGAGACTGTTAAAAGAAGACGGTGAGGTTGTTGCTATGACTGGAGATGGAGTAAATGATGCCCCTGCTCTAAAACTTGCTGACATTGGTATAGCAATGGGTATCACTGGCACTGAG GTCGCCAAAGAGGCTTCTGACATGGTACTAGCTGATGACAATTTCAGTACcattgttgctgctgttggtgaAGGCAGATCTATTTACAACAACATGAAAGCTTTCATAAG ATATATGATTTCCTCAAACATTGGTGAAGTTGCCTCGATCTTCCTTACCTCTGCTTTGGGTATTCCTGAGGGGTTGATACCTGTTCAACTTCTGTGGGTAAATCTGGTCACTGATGGCCCCCCTGCGACTGCTTTGGGTTTCAATCCTCCTGACAAGGACATCATGAAGAAACCACCAAGGAGGAGCGACGACTCACTGATCACTCCCTGGATTCTGTTCCGTTATCTG GTCATTGGCCTTTACGTGGGGGTTGCAACCGTTGGCATCTTTGTCATCTGGTACACCCATGGATCTTTCATGGGCATTGATCTCACTGGAGACGGCCACACACTTGTCAGCTACTCGCAGCTCTCAAACTGGGGCCAGTGCTCTACCTGGGACAACTTCACAGCCGCGCCCTTCACTGCTGGAGCTAGAACTTTCACCTTCGACGACAACCCCTGCGACTACTTCCAGGCAGGCAAAGTGAAGGCGACGACGCTTTCGCTGTCCGTGCTCGTGGCGATCGAGATGTTCAACTCGCTCAACGCCCTCTCTGAGGACACGAGCCTGCTGAGGATGCCTCCATGGGTCAACCCGTGGCTGCTCCTGGCCATGTCGGTGTCATTCGGGCTGCACTTCCTCATCCTCTACGTGCCGTTCCTCGCGCAAGTGTTTGGCATCGTGCCGCTCAGCCTGAATGAATGGCTCCTGGTGCTGCTGGTGGCCCTCCCCGTGGTGCTCATCGACGAGGTCCTCAAGTTCGTGGGCAGGTGCACGACCGCCTCAGGCCCCAAGCGGCGTTTAAAAAAGCAGAAGGGCGAGTga